GAAATCGACGATGCGCTGCATAAGCTGGTGGCGCTGGGCCTGGTTGAAAAATCAGGGGACAAACTGGGTGCCGTGTCGGTGGAACGGGGAATTCGAATCCTGGACCAGCGTTGGGATAATTATTTCGTTGCGGAAAACTGATTTAAGCTAGAATTATCACGATCTAATTTTGGATAACTACTGTGTACATCTTAATCGCTGCCGATGGCCAGCTCTCGCTGGAAGACAGCGACAATATACGTGCTTTTTCAATCGTCGAAGAAGAAAGCGGCGCTGCTGCAACCCGGCTTGAAGCCATTGTCACCTCGTCTGAAGAGCAGCACTACTGGATTGATGCGAATGCGGTCGTAGAACTTTCTGGACGCCAGCATGATCAGCAATGGGTGCAGAAATTCTGGGATATGCTGGCCCAGGTGGAAGCCTACGGCTATTCAGATATGCAAAACAAACGAGTAAAGGCCCACGTGGAACAGGCCTGATGTTGAGATCCGCGTATCTTGTGCTGATGGCACTTTTACTAACGGGCTGCGCCAGTTTCGTCAGTTCCGCGACTTCGAAAATGGCGGATAACATCACGCTCGCGATTCTGAACCAGGACGATCCGGCTACCGTTCGCGATGGAGCACCATCCTATCTGTTAATGATCGATGGTTTGATCGAAGGGGATCCGGAGAATACGAATCTGCTGTTAGCCGGCGCTAAACTCTATGGATCCTACAGTACGGCCTTTGTCGATGATGAGGCGCGGGCGCAGCGCCTGGCGAGCAAATCCCTGTCGTATGCGCGTCGCGCGCTTTGTCTTGAAGCCCGCGAGGTTTGTGAAACGACTGCAAGCAAGCTGGACAAATTCGAGGACAGCCTTGTCGGGACGGGGAAGGGTGAGCTTGCAGTGCTGTACGGTTTTGCCGTCGCGTGGGCGGGCTGGATTCAAATCAATGCCGCGGACTGGAATGCCGTCGCAGACCTGGCAAAGGTTACGGCATTGTTCGAGCAATGTCTGGCTATCGATGAGCGCTACGATGGTGGAGGTGCCCATGTTTACCTGGGTGTGATCAAGTCGCTAAGGCCCGCAGCGCTCGGTGGGGAGCCGGAAGCTGCCCGCGTACACTTTGAACGCGCGATTGAAATCTCCGCGGGACATAATCTGATGGTCAGTGTATTAATGGCTAAACATTACGCCCGCAACGTGTTTGACCAGGAGTTGCACGATTCATTATTGACTTCAGTCATCGCTGCAAATTCCGATTACCCCGGTTATGTACTGAGTAATTCGCTCGCAAAACGGGAGGCAGATCAGTTGCTTGCAGAGTCCGGGGAATTCTTTTAAACGAAACTATGCAGTTTATGCAGGCTCCAATTATCGATATCGGAACATTCAAATGTACAGACTTGTAAATGTATTAAGCATGGCAATCATGTCGATCGTATTCAGTGTCAATGTCGACGCGAAGACGCTTAAGATTGCAACTCTAGCACCCGCCGGGACCACCTGGATGAATGAAATGAAAGCGGGTGCCAAACTGATAAAAGAACGCACCGCGGGTCGAGTCAAGCTGAAATTTTACCCGGGTGGCGTGATGGGTAACGACCGGAGCGTTCATCGCAAAATTAAAATCGGGCAACTCCATGGTGGTGCTTTTACCCCGGGTGGACTGGCGCAGGTTAACACCAGCATTCAGGCTCTGGGCTTGCCGATGATGTTTCAGTCGTATGACGAAATCGATTACGTGCGTCGTAGAATGGACCCGGTCATAAAAAAAGAAATGGAGTCCAGCGGATTTGTGCTACTGGGTATCTCCGAGGGGGGATTTGTCAGGATCCTGTCGAAGAAACCAATGCAGGATCTGGAATCGATTCGCGGCAGCAAGGTTTGGATCCCCGAGGGTGACCGGATCGGGCAGATTGTTTTCAAAGCGCTTGGGATAACCCCGGTCTCTTTACCGATTTCCGATGTTTTTACGGGTTTGCAGACAGGATTAATTGAGACCGTGGCGGTCAATCCGACCGCGGCCATAGCCTTTCAATGGCATACCAGTACCTCGTATATGACCGAATTCCCGATTACGTACCTGATCGGCGTCATAGCGATTCAGAAAAAAGTGTTTAACCAACTAACCGCTGCTGACCAGGAAATCGTCCGCGAGGAGATAGGCAAGGTATTTAGCCGTCTTGATGTGCTAAATCGCAGTGATAACCAGGCCGCCAAAGCAGCGCTGAAAAATCAGGGTATCTCTTTCGTGGCGCCGAGTCCCGGTGAAGTTGAACGCTGGAAGTCCATATCGGATAGCGCGATTGACCAAATGGTTGAAACCGGTGTAATTTCGGAAAAAATCGTCGGTCAGGTCAGAGGACATTTACAAAGTTTCCACGATAGCCAGTAGCCGATGCGAACCTGGATAAAGCGACTTCATCAGGTAGAAGATGCCTTGCTGGTCTTGTTGCTGACTACGATGATCGTACTCGCCGGTACGCAGATCCTGTTGCGAAATTTCTTTGATTCAGGAATTGTCTGGATCGATCCCTTACTCCGGGTGCTAGTGCTTTGGCTGGGACTGCTGGGTGCCACGGTTGCCACCCGAAACAACAAGCATATCAGCATTGATCTGTTGTCCCGGTTTCTCAAGCGCGATATCTATTGCCTGGTTCAATCGGTGGTAGCGCAAATCAGCGCCTGGACCTGCCTCGTAATCGCCTGGTACGGCTTAACTTGGATAAGACTTGACTATGAAGACGGCACGACCTCATTTGCGGGAATCCCCGCTTGGATGCTGGAAGTCGTCATCCCGGCAGCATTTGCGTTAATCGGATTGCGCTATTTTGTAAAATCGGGTTTCTGGGCGAGGCAATGTTTGCGGCACCTGAAGGTTGAGAAGGGCATGGCAGAATGAGTGTCGCAGCGCCAATATTACTGTTGCTGGCAATTCTGCGGACACCGTTGTTTGTCGTTATCGCCCTGAGTGCGATGATCGGATTTTATGGCCTGGATGTCGATCTGTCGGTCATTAGTATCGAGGTTTACCGGCTCGCTGAAATGCCGGTATTGCTCGCGATCCCATTGTTTACCTTTGCCGGATATTTGTTGGGCGAGAGCAAGGCTTCCACGCGCCTGGTCAACCTGACTAACAGTCTGCTCGGCTGGATGCCGGGCGGTTTAGCGATCGTGGCTATTTTTGCCTGCGCTCTTTTTACCGCGTTTACCGGTGCTTCGGGTATAACCATAGTTGCGTTGGGCGGTTTGCTATACCCGGCGTTGAAGCAGGCCGGGTACCTTGAAAATTTTAACCTGGGACTACTGACCAGCTCCGGCAGCCTGGGGCTTTTGTTCGCGCCGTCGTTGCCATTAATCCTGTATGGCGTCGTGGCACAGCAAATGGACCTGGATCAACCCGTTAGTATCAGTGATCTGTTCCTCGCCGGTATTTTCCCGGGCCTGTTGATGCTGGTCATGCTCTCTTTATACTCGATGATGCAACCCAGGGATCGCAGTCGGCGCGAACCCTTTAACCTGCAAACCGCGATTGCCGCGATTCTCGCGGCAAAATGGGAGATTCCACTGCCATTCCTGGTACTGGGTGGTATCTATGGCGGCTATTTTGCGGTTTCCGAAGCCGCCGCGGTTACCGCTGTCTACGTCCTGGTTGTGGAAGTGTTAATCATGCGGGAGATAAAGTTCTCTGAGCTGCCGGACATCATGCGTGACGCGATGATGCTGGTCGGCGGTATTATGATTATTATCGGTGTCTCCCTGGCCTCAACCAACTACCTGATCGATGCCGAAATCCCAATCCGGATGTTCGAATTTATCCAGTCGCATATCGATGAAAAACTGACATTTTTGATCTTGTTGAATCTGTTTTTACTGGTCCTTGGCATGATGCTCGATATTTTTTCGGCCATTGTCATCATTGTTCCAATTTTACTGCCGATCGCCGTGGGTTACGGAATTCATCCGGTACACCTCGGGATCATCTTCCTTGCCAATATGCAGCTGGGTTACTTCACGCCACCGGTTGGGATGAACCTGTTTATCGCCAGTTATCGCTTTGATAAACCGGTGATGTCCCTGTACGTTGCCACCATACCGTTTTTCGTGGTGTTGCTGGTTGCAGTACTAATCATCACCTACTGGCCAACGCTGAGCCTGGCACTGTTAGCCGATTAGGTTGTTACCTATTTTTCTTTGGCAAGGCTCAGGGGCGGAAGTATTTGAAGCAGTTCGGTTTTATGATTTCCCATCCCCGGTTCAATATGTCGAGGATCGACGGGTCCAGCGGCGCATGATTGCAAGCCTGCATGTTTTGCGCCAGATGCTCGATCCGGCTGGCGCCGAGTATGATGCCGTCAGCTTGAGCATCGTCGAGCAAGGAATGGTTCACCAGCCAGCTCAAGGCGACCTCGACGGGTTTTAGATCGAGTTCCCGGCAGGTAGATTGAAGTTCCTGCAGCACACTGAAGTAATCATGCTTCCAGTAGCGGTCGAGATAACCACGCTCTACGTTAAACCTCCCGCTGTCAGGTATGTCGTCCATGGACAGGTGTTTACCGGTTAGCATGCCACCCGCCAGCGGATTGTAGGCGTTAAAGCGCATGCCATAGTTGCGCAGGCACGGAAACAATTCGCGCTCCACGTCCCGCGTCAGGGCGTTGTACATCCCCTGGTAAACCGTCGGTTGCATCCAGCCGTTGTGACGACAGATTTCGACCACCTCGGCAACTTGCCACGAAGCGTAGTTGCTCAGACCGAAATGCCTGAACTTCCCCAGTTGAAACAACTCG
This is a stretch of genomic DNA from Gammaproteobacteria bacterium. It encodes these proteins:
- a CDS encoding TRAP transporter small permease subunit; the encoded protein is MRTWIKRLHQVEDALLVLLLTTMIVLAGTQILLRNFFDSGIVWIDPLLRVLVLWLGLLGATVATRNNKHISIDLLSRFLKRDIYCLVQSVVAQISAWTCLVIAWYGLTWIRLDYEDGTTSFAGIPAWMLEVVIPAAFALIGLRYFVKSGFWARQCLRHLKVEKGMAE
- a CDS encoding TRAP transporter TatT component family protein, producing the protein MLRSAYLVLMALLLTGCASFVSSATSKMADNITLAILNQDDPATVRDGAPSYLLMIDGLIEGDPENTNLLLAGAKLYGSYSTAFVDDEARAQRLASKSLSYARRALCLEAREVCETTASKLDKFEDSLVGTGKGELAVLYGFAVAWAGWIQINAADWNAVADLAKVTALFEQCLAIDERYDGGGAHVYLGVIKSLRPAALGGEPEAARVHFERAIEISAGHNLMVSVLMAKHYARNVFDQELHDSLLTSVIAANSDYPGYVLSNSLAKREADQLLAESGEFF
- the dctP gene encoding TRAP transporter substrate-binding protein DctP, producing MYRLVNVLSMAIMSIVFSVNVDAKTLKIATLAPAGTTWMNEMKAGAKLIKERTAGRVKLKFYPGGVMGNDRSVHRKIKIGQLHGGAFTPGGLAQVNTSIQALGLPMMFQSYDEIDYVRRRMDPVIKKEMESSGFVLLGISEGGFVRILSKKPMQDLESIRGSKVWIPEGDRIGQIVFKALGITPVSLPISDVFTGLQTGLIETVAVNPTAAIAFQWHTSTSYMTEFPITYLIGVIAIQKKVFNQLTAADQEIVREEIGKVFSRLDVLNRSDNQAAKAALKNQGISFVAPSPGEVERWKSISDSAIDQMVETGVISEKIVGQVRGHLQSFHDSQ
- a CDS encoding aldo/keto reductase is translated as MKQILGTMTFGDQVDQDTAQKMLRQFTGAGNSEIDTAHIYCEGRTEEMLGRLLPPEARDKLYIASKINPWNDNGLQPAQVKQQMAEILQRLGTDRVDLLYLHSPDLNTPVAQTLESCYELFQLGKFRHFGLSNYASWQVAEVVEICRHNGWMQPTVYQGMYNALTRDVERELFPCLRNYGMRFNAYNPLAGGMLTGKHLSMDDIPDSGRFNVERGYLDRYWKHDYFSVLQELQSTCRELDLKPVEVALSWLVNHSLLDDAQADGIILGASRIEHLAQNMQACNHAPLDPSILDILNRGWEIIKPNCFKYFRP
- a CDS encoding TRAP transporter large permease subunit, with product MSVAAPILLLLAILRTPLFVVIALSAMIGFYGLDVDLSVISIEVYRLAEMPVLLAIPLFTFAGYLLGESKASTRLVNLTNSLLGWMPGGLAIVAIFACALFTAFTGASGITIVALGGLLYPALKQAGYLENFNLGLLTSSGSLGLLFAPSLPLILYGVVAQQMDLDQPVSISDLFLAGIFPGLLMLVMLSLYSMMQPRDRSRREPFNLQTAIAAILAAKWEIPLPFLVLGGIYGGYFAVSEAAAVTAVYVLVVEVLIMREIKFSELPDIMRDAMMLVGGIMIIIGVSLASTNYLIDAEIPIRMFEFIQSHIDEKLTFLILLNLFLLVLGMMLDIFSAIVIIVPILLPIAVGYGIHPVHLGIIFLANMQLGYFTPPVGMNLFIASYRFDKPVMSLYVATIPFFVVLLVAVLIITYWPTLSLALLAD